One genomic window of Ciona intestinalis chromosome 7, KH, whole genome shotgun sequence includes the following:
- the LOC100182721 gene encoding myosin-10 isoform X2, with amino-acid sequence MTTKSPCSESEQKVKVVQLIKQLKCQNGKLVEENKSLKEELAVMHQRMEELANGEAIPSHDPNQPITVLTAKNQIIKEMTKQNLELQQKLEESGISREAALNQHEQEMLITSYRNQLKEKQIEINLLVQNSSDKILSEKMLKLSKTLQRTIAVNSAYTAKIKALQKEVKSLSCDCEPTQATGSNEDTTTVHAVSGDFDVASRVQGSSSGDIIPSQPEETKSPRSGKSDLGLGVLRMSSREELDLRPEFERVQKELYIMEQEKIKLEQKQEILASENSNLKEELEHLKMEKENLLRNNPMQTHESSDVGIYESQLKVFQEDFEAERNEKEQVMRQNQDLSQKMKELMDTIQSTQANSTHNDHFPTPRQFPRQTHSTSGLPQYEHREPMHHSPSAPGGLQHTQHQPPPPPNYRVPHSNEKEQPWGFPNQPQSHRFEPSHQPGNHNAPPRRIGFPQHPNPNAPNEPQSVPINPMTQPMPRPQGRLTSQISQNYNQQDPRKFEYRPGADATDHQKHP; translated from the exons ATGACGACTAAATCTCCGTGCTCCGAATCTGAACAGAAAGTCAAGGTGGTTCAGCtcataaaacaacttaaatgtCAGAATGGAAAACTCGTAGAGGAAAACAAAAGCTTAAAGGAGGAATTAGCAGTCATGCACCAAAG AATGGAGGAACTTGCAAATGGGGAAGCTATCCCATCGCATGATCCAAACCAACCCATCACCGTACTTACAGCGAAAAATCAAATAATCAAAGAAATGACGAAACAAAATTTAGAACTTCAACAAAAACTTGAAGAAAGTGGGATTAGTCGTGAAGCTGCATTG AATCAACATGAGCAAGAGATGTTGATTACAAGTTATCGGAATCAActcaaagaaaaacaaattgagATCAACTTGTTGGTGCAGAATTCATCAGATAAAATATTAtctgaaaaa ATGTTAAAGCTGTCAAAAACCTTGCAACGAACAATAGCGGTGAACTCAGCATACACAGCGAAGATTAAAGCGTTGCAGAAGGAAGTGAAGTCACTGTCATGCGATTGTGAACCAACACAAGCAACTGGATCAAACGAAg ACACCACAACAGTTCACGCAGTGTCAGGGGACTTTGATGTTGCGTCTCGGGTTCAAGGGTCAAGCAGTGGTGACATCATACCTAGCCAACCTGAAGAAACGAAGTCACCACGATCAGGGAAAAGTGATTTGGGGCTCGGAGTGTTACGAATGTCATCAAGGGAAGAACTGGATTTG CGTCCTGAATTTGAAAGAGTCCAGAAGGAACTTTATATTATGGAGCaggaaaaaatt AAACTGGAGCAAAAGCAAGAAATTCTAGCAAGTGAAAATTCGAACTTAAAAGAAGAattagaacatttaaaaatggaaaaagagAACTTATTGCGAAATAACCCAATGCAAACGCATGAAA gTTCAGATGTTGGAATCTACGAAAGCCAGCTAAAAGTTTTTCAAGAAGATTTTGAAGCAGAACGAAACGAAAAAGAACAAGTGATGCGACAGAACCAGGATCTTTCGCAGAAGATGAAAGA gtTAATGGACACCATACAGTCCACACAAGCCAACTCAACTCATAATGACCATTTTCCAACTCCTAGACAG TTCCCAAGACAAACGCACAGCACAAGTGGCCTTCCACAGTATGAGCATCGTGAACCAATGCATCATTCGCCATCTGCACCTGGTGGTCTGCAACATACACAGCATCAACCACCACCGCCACCAAACTATAGAGTTCCACATTCCAATGAAAAGG AACAACCTTGGGGTTTTCCAAACCAACCACAATCCCATAGATTTGAACCATCTCATCAACCAGGAAACCATAATGCCCCGCCCAGGAGAATTGGATTTCCACAG CACCCCAACCCTAATGCACCAAACGAGCCACAAAGTGTACCTATCAACCCGATGACCCAACCCATGCCACGCCCACAAGGAAGACTCACATCGCAAATATCACAG AATTACAACCAGCAAGACCCTCGTAAATTTGAATACAGACCTGGTGCCGATGCCAC TGACCATCAAAAACATCCTTAA
- the LOC100182721 gene encoding myosin heavy chain, non-muscle isoform X1 — MTTKSPCSESEQKVKVVQLIKQLKCQNGKLVEENKSLKEELAVMHQRMEELANGEAIPSHDPNQPITVLTAKNQIIKEMTKQNLELQQKLEESGISREAALNQHEQEMLITSYRNQLKEKQIEINLLVQNSSDKILSEKMLKLSKTLQRTIAVNSAYTAKIKALQKEVKSLSCDCEPTQATGSNEDTTTVHAVSGDFDVASRVQGSSSGDIIPSQPEETKSPRSGKSDLGLGVLRMSSREELDLVQRPEFERVQKELYIMEQEKIKLEQKQEILASENSNLKEELEHLKMEKENLLRNNPMQTHESSDVGIYESQLKVFQEDFEAERNEKEQVMRQNQDLSQKMKELMDTIQSTQANSTHNDHFPTPRQFPRQTHSTSGLPQYEHREPMHHSPSAPGGLQHTQHQPPPPPNYRVPHSNEKEQPWGFPNQPQSHRFEPSHQPGNHNAPPRRIGFPQHPNPNAPNEPQSVPINPMTQPMPRPQGRLTSQISQNYNQQDPRKFEYRPGADATDHQKHP, encoded by the exons ATGACGACTAAATCTCCGTGCTCCGAATCTGAACAGAAAGTCAAGGTGGTTCAGCtcataaaacaacttaaatgtCAGAATGGAAAACTCGTAGAGGAAAACAAAAGCTTAAAGGAGGAATTAGCAGTCATGCACCAAAG AATGGAGGAACTTGCAAATGGGGAAGCTATCCCATCGCATGATCCAAACCAACCCATCACCGTACTTACAGCGAAAAATCAAATAATCAAAGAAATGACGAAACAAAATTTAGAACTTCAACAAAAACTTGAAGAAAGTGGGATTAGTCGTGAAGCTGCATTG AATCAACATGAGCAAGAGATGTTGATTACAAGTTATCGGAATCAActcaaagaaaaacaaattgagATCAACTTGTTGGTGCAGAATTCATCAGATAAAATATTAtctgaaaaa ATGTTAAAGCTGTCAAAAACCTTGCAACGAACAATAGCGGTGAACTCAGCATACACAGCGAAGATTAAAGCGTTGCAGAAGGAAGTGAAGTCACTGTCATGCGATTGTGAACCAACACAAGCAACTGGATCAAACGAAg ACACCACAACAGTTCACGCAGTGTCAGGGGACTTTGATGTTGCGTCTCGGGTTCAAGGGTCAAGCAGTGGTGACATCATACCTAGCCAACCTGAAGAAACGAAGTCACCACGATCAGGGAAAAGTGATTTGGGGCTCGGAGTGTTACGAATGTCATCAAGGGAAGAACTGGATTTG GTACAGCGTCCTGAATTTGAAAGAGTCCAGAAGGAACTTTATATTATGGAGCaggaaaaaatt AAACTGGAGCAAAAGCAAGAAATTCTAGCAAGTGAAAATTCGAACTTAAAAGAAGAattagaacatttaaaaatggaaaaagagAACTTATTGCGAAATAACCCAATGCAAACGCATGAAA gTTCAGATGTTGGAATCTACGAAAGCCAGCTAAAAGTTTTTCAAGAAGATTTTGAAGCAGAACGAAACGAAAAAGAACAAGTGATGCGACAGAACCAGGATCTTTCGCAGAAGATGAAAGA gtTAATGGACACCATACAGTCCACACAAGCCAACTCAACTCATAATGACCATTTTCCAACTCCTAGACAG TTCCCAAGACAAACGCACAGCACAAGTGGCCTTCCACAGTATGAGCATCGTGAACCAATGCATCATTCGCCATCTGCACCTGGTGGTCTGCAACATACACAGCATCAACCACCACCGCCACCAAACTATAGAGTTCCACATTCCAATGAAAAGG AACAACCTTGGGGTTTTCCAAACCAACCACAATCCCATAGATTTGAACCATCTCATCAACCAGGAAACCATAATGCCCCGCCCAGGAGAATTGGATTTCCACAG CACCCCAACCCTAATGCACCAAACGAGCCACAAAGTGTACCTATCAACCCGATGACCCAACCCATGCCACGCCCACAAGGAAGACTCACATCGCAAATATCACAG AATTACAACCAGCAAGACCCTCGTAAATTTGAATACAGACCTGGTGCCGATGCCAC TGACCATCAAAAACATCCTTAA